ACGCCCTCCACGCAGGCCCTGCTCGGCAAGCGCGTGAAGGCGGACAAGCTCATCCCGTTCGAGAAGATGCACCCGTCCATCGCGCTGCTGCCCACCGCGGAGGACGCGGCCACGGCCTTCGCGGAGGTGTTCTACGCCATCGACTACGTGCACCAGTCCAAGGGCGCCGCGGGCCTGCGCGCCGTGGTGCAGGGGCTCAAGGCGGGGCAGTCCGACAAGAAGGCGGTGGAGACGGCCATGGGCATGCCGTTCGGCCTGTTCGAGAAGGCCTGGCTCTCCCACATCAAGAAGCAGCCCTTCCCCATGGAGCTGGTGCCGCGCGACGACCGCGTGGTGCTGAAGGAGGACGCCAAGGGCAAGGTGAAGGAGGACGGCGAGAAGAAGGGCCGTGAAATCTCCTTCGGCGACTTCAACGAGGTGCAGGAGGTGCCCGCGCGCAAGTTCGCGCACCTGGGGGAGCTGCTCCGCGAGCGCAACCGGGTGAAGGCCGCCGCCGAGGAGTACGCCAAGGCCCACAAGCTGGTGGGCGACAAGTACGAGTCCGTCTCCAACAAGTACGCGCTGACGCTCCTGGAGCTCAAGCGCCTGGACGAGGCGGAGAGCGTGCTGCGCGGAAGCCTCCGCGTGCACCCGGGCGCGCCCGCCACCAACGTGCACCTGGGCCGCATCCTCCTGCACCGCAAGGACTACCCGAAGTCGAAGACGGCGTACCTGGAGGCGCTCGCGTCGGACCCGTTCGACCCGGAAATCCATGTGGCGCTCACGCGCATCCACGGCGCGCTCGGCGAGGCGGAGCTGGCGAGCCGCGCGAAGACGGCGACCGCGGTGCTCACGGGCCTCAAGCCCGAAGAGGTGGAGGAGCTGGCGCGCAGGTTCCTCCAGGAGGAGGCGGAGCTGTCCGGCACCAGCGTGCCCGCCTCCGGAAGCGACTCGAAGCCGCCCGTTGCTCCCGCCGCGAGCGCGCCCGACGCCGGCCGCTGAAAAAGTCGGCCCTCGGCGCGGGCCTTGCGCCCCGCCGCGCGCGCCTCGACTCGCGTCGCGGAGGAGGCCCGTCGCCCGCGAGCCCGCACGGGCCGCGCGCTCGTCGGGCTGGAGAGCGGGCGGGCCTGTGCGCACGCGGCCGACCTGTCAGGGGGTGCCTAGCTTCACGCCGGGGAAGTGAGGCACCCGACACATCTGGTCCGACACCCGAACAGTCCCAGCGTTGACTGCCCCACGTCCTCATCGGCGTTCGTGCGCTGTCGCACGGACCCGCGCCGTTGCGCATACCGCGGACCACGCGTTGGCCCAAGGTGCGTGCCCGCGGCCCGACAGTGATGGATTCCCGACGTGAAAAGGAGCAGTCCACATGAAGCGCACCCTTCCCGGCATCGCCCTCGCAGTCTCCCTGTTCACCGGTGGCGCGGCACTGGCCCAGAGCGGCGCGTCTCCGACGCCTCCGTCCTCGCCCAGCATGAAGCCCGCGACGACGCAGAAGGGCATGGCCGAGTACCGCGGCTTCATGGCTCCCACCGATGAGAAGGCCCTGCTGGAGCGGCTGCACTACGCCAACCAGCAGGAAATCCAGGCGGGCCAGCTCGCGCAGAAGAACTCGCAGAACGCGGAGGTGCGCTCCTTTGGCGAGATGATGGTCAAGGACCACACCGCCATGGACGAGAAGCTCATGGCCTATGCGAAGAGCAAGAACCTCAAGCTCTCGGACATGCCCAAGCCCATGAACGACGTGGAGAAGAAGATGATGGCCCAGGACAAGGCCACCATGGAGGAGCTCACCGTGCTCCAGGGCGCGCCCTTCGACTCCTGTTACATGGCGGGCCAGGTGGGCGACCATGACGCCGTGCTCGGCAAGGTGCTCGCCGCGCGGCAGGGCATGCCCTCGGCCAGCCCCGAGCTGACGGCGATGTTCACCGAGCTCACCCAGAAGGTCCCCGCCCACCGCGAGCAGGCCTGGCAGATCCTGGGCAAGCTGGATGACGGCATGGCCGTGGGCGGCTCCGGTGCCTCGCCCGCTCCGGCTGGCAACAAGGACCACGCGGGCCACGGCGACATGGGTACGAAGAAGAACTAGTCCCGCACGCCGCTCCGAGGGCTATTCCAGGACGTCACTGGGTGCGGTAGGACACCACGTCATGTCCATCCGAACCCTCGCAGTGACGAGTCTGTTGGCGCTCGGAGCGGTGCTCACTGGCTGCTCCAGCAACGCCGACACCATCTGTGACCTCCGCAAGGAGTGCTTCCCGGGCAGCGACGACACGGGCAAGTGCGCGGACCGCATCAACGACTGGGTCGACGACCGGGACTCCGACGAGCGGCGCGAGCGCGTGTCCGAGTGTGCCGACTGCATCTCGGACCGGAGCTGTTCGGAGTACCTGGAGCACTGCATCGACGAGTGCTTCGTCGTCCCCTGAAGCCCCCTGACATGGAAGGGCCCCTCGCGCGGTGTTCCGTGCGAAGGGCCCTTGGGACTGCTTCAGACGTGAGCTAGTTGCGCGTCCACTGGTCCAGCCAGCCGAGCACCTCGTCGTGCCACTGCAGGCTGTTGGCGGGGCGCAGCACCCAGTGGTTCTCCTCCGGGAAGTAGAGCAGCTTGGAGGGGATGCCGCGGCGCTGGAGCGCGGTGAAGGTGCCCAGGCCCTGCGTCTCCACCACGCGGAAGTCCTGGCCGCCGTGAATCACCATCATCGGCGTCTTCCACTTGCCCACGTGCTCGATGGGGCTGTGCTTGCGGTAGCCCTCGGGGTTCTCCCACGGCGTGCCCTTGTGCTCCCACTCCGGGAACCAGAGCTCCTCGGTGTCGAAGTAGCCCATGCGCTCATCCAGGATGCCGTCGTGGTTGACCAGGCACTTGAAGCCGTCCGCCCAGTTGCCGGCAATCCAGTTGATCATGTACCCGCCGTAGCTGGCGCCCAGCGCGCACTTCTTCTCCTTGGAGATGAACGGGTAGCGCTGCAGCGCGGCGGCCAGGCCCTTCTGCAGGTCCTCGAGCGGCTTGCCGCCCCAGTCGTCGCGGATGGCGTCGGTGAAGGCCTGCCCGTAGCCGGTGGAGCCGTGGAAGTCGACCATGACGGCCACGTAGCCGCGGCCCGCGTACACCTGCGGGTTCCATCGGTAGTGGAAGTGATTGCCGAACGAGCCCTGCGGTCCGCCGTGGATGAGGAAGGCCAGCGGGTACTGGCGCTTCGGGTCGAAGTCGACCGGCTTCACCACGTAGGCGCGCACCGTCTCGTTGTTCCAGCCCGGGAACTCGAACTGCTCGAAGCCGCCGAAGCGCACGCGCGAAAGCGTGTCCTGGTTCACCTGGGTGAGCTGCTTCGAACCCGTGCCGTCCTGGTTGATGACGAACAGGTCCGCGGGCGAGTCCAGGTCATCGTGCACGTAGACCAGGCGGTTGCCGGCGGCGGGCTGCGGCGAGTCGTCGGTGCCGTCCTTCGTAATCTGCCGCACCTTGCCCGAGGCCACGTCGAGCGCGAACAGGGGCTGCTGGCCGATGTGGCCCGCGGTGGCGAACAGCGTCTTGCTGTCGGGGCTCCAGGCGAGGCCGCCGGCGGAGCGGTCCCAGTCCTCGGCGAGCACGCGCTCCTGGCCGCCGGGCCACGCGCGCACGATGACGCGGTAGCGGTCCGCCTCGTAGCCGGGGCGGGACATGGCCAGGTACGCGAGCGACTTGCCGTCCGGGCTGAAGACGGGGCTGGTGTCGGTGGCGCGGTTCTTCTCGGTGAGCTTGCGGGGCTTGGCCTTCCCGTCGATGGGGGAGACGAAGAGGTCCAGGTCCGTGGACCAGGACTCGGTGCGGCCCACGTCGCGCGCGGTGAAGACGACGCTCTTGCCGTCGGGCGTGAAGGTGTACTCCTCCGGGCCGCCGAAGGGCTTGGTGGGGCCGTCCGCGTCCATGCCCTTCATCAGGTCCACGGGCGTGCCACCGGCCACGGGGACAACGAAGACGTGCGAGCGACGGCCGTCCTTCCACGTGTCCCAGTGACGCGCGAAGAGCTTGTCGTAGGTGCGGCCGGTGGCCTTGCGCTTGGAGCGCTCCGCCTCGCGCTGGGTGTTGCAGTCGAGCGCGGCGCAGTCGGGGAACACCTCCATGGACACGGCCAGCCGCGCGCCGTCGGGGGACAGGCGGAAGGTGCCGACGTCCAGGGGGAGCTTCGTCACCTGGGTGGGCTCACCGCCGTCGATGGGCAGGCGCCACACCTGGGAGGAGCCACCGCGCGAGGACAGGAAGAAGAGGCTCTTGCCGTCCGGGGCCCAGGTGGGGTCCGAGTCCGCGTCCGGGTGCGAGGTGAGCTGGCGCGGGGCGCTCCCGTCGACGCCGACGAGCCACAAGTCGGTGCGGCCGCGGTTGGCCTCCAGGTCCGTGGAGCGCAGGACGTAGGCGACCTGGGTCCCATCGGGAGAGACGCGCGGGTTGCTCAGCCGGCGCATCGAAATCATGTCGTGGTGGTTGAACGGCTGGGTCTTGGCCGGCGCCGGGGTGGCGGCGAGGGCCAGGGCCGCGACAAGCGACAGCGGCAAGGTGTGCTCCTGGGGTGGGCCCACGCGCGTCCATCCAGGCGAGCGCTCGGGCGGGGTTTTCGGGGGTGGACCGTGCCCGCTCCTCCGGGCGCTGTCCACCTCGGGACGTCGGAACATGCGAGGGGCGCTCGTATGCCCGGCGCGTCATGGAAAGTGGGGGGTCGGGACTTCCCGGGAGCGGAAGCCATGACGTGACGCGCCAGTCCGGTTAGTGAGAGGGGCATGAGCCCACCCGTCAGCGTGCGTGTCTGGTCCGACTTCGTGTGTCCCTGGTGCTACGTCGGTCTCCAGGAGGTCAAGAAGCTCCAGAAGGAGTTCGACATCGAGGTGGACTGGCAGCCCTTCTTCCTGCGCCCGGAGACGCCGCCGGAGGGGCTGCCGTTGCCCGCGCACATCCGCGAGAAGATGAAGGACCCGAACAACCCCCTCAAGGTCCGCGCGGCGCAGGCGGGGCTGAAGATGGTGGACCGGGACGTGATTCCGTCCACGCGGCGTGCGCACCAGGCCACCGAGTACGCGAGGACGCAGGGCAAGCTGGAGCCGTACCACGCGGCCATCCTGCGCCGGTACTGGAGCGAGGGGCAGGACCTCTGGCAGTGGGAGACGCTCCGGGGCGCGGCCGAGGAGGTGGGGCTGGATGCGGACGCGCTCCAGCGCGCGGTGGAGGGTGGCGAGTTTGTGAAGGTGGTGGAGGACGCGGTGCGCGCGGCGCAGGAGATGGGCGTCAGCGCGGTGCCCACGTTCGTGTTGGGTGAGCGCTTCGGCATCCAGGGTGCGCAGGACTACGCCGTGTTCAAGCAGGCGATGGAGCGGCTGGGCGCGAAGCCTCGCGCGACGACGTGAGGTGAGGAGGGTGGGCGCGGGGTGACTCGCGCTCGCCGGCTACACGCCCTGGAGCAACACGAGCATGCGCGGGAGCGCGTCGGGTCCGGAGCCACCCGCGAGGCCCTGCGCGAGGCCATGCAGCTCCGGTGACTGCTCCAGGTGCTTCGCGCTGAGCTGGAAGCACTCCACCGCCGCGGCGTCGAGGCGCGCACGCGAGGCCGTGAGGTCATCGCTCAGCGCGCTGTCCTCACACAGCGCGACGACGTCGGGATGTCCGAACAGCGCCCAGCGGAGCATCGCGGCGCGCAGGGTCAGCTTGAAGACGTAGTCCATCACCGAGGGGCTGTCGGTGAACGGGTTGCGCAGCCAGTGGTTCATCGCGTGGTGACGGAAGTACTGCTCGATGCGCTCACCGAGCACGGGCTCCAGTCGGGCGCGGCGCTCGGAGTACAGGGCCCAGACGTCGTCCGGCGCGGCGCTCGCGCCACCGTAGGACGCCTGGATGGCGCGGGCCCATGCCTGGAACCTTGCGCCACGGACGCCGTCGATGCGAGCGCGCAGCACCGTGCCGCAGATGCCGGCCCACGGGCCGCCGGGCAGATGCACCGAGGACACCATCGCGTGCAATGCATCCAACGTCGACGGTGCCTCGAAGTCAGAGAGCGTCGAGAGGAGCAGTGCTTCGTCTCGAAACGCGTCCGTCCCCCGGAAGTAGAAGGTCCCGAGCCTCCGGGCCAGCTCCCCCAGCATGAACAGCCGCGAGGCATACGGGTACTCGCGTCGATCCAGGATGCGCAGCGCCACCTCGCGCACCCGCGACGCATGCCACGTCCACGCGTCGGCCGCGTCCTCTCCGCCCAGCGCTCGCGCCAGTTCGGGCCGCGCCGCGAGCGACGCGTCCACCGGCACCGGCTCCAGCGCGTCCTCCGCGAGCAGGCACAGCCGCACCACCTCCGGACAACCGAACGAGCCCGTCACCTCCAACCGCCCTGCCCTGCGCGTGGCCACGCGCGGGAACACCGCGCACGCATCCGGCAACACCGCCTCGCCATACGCGCGATGCAACGAGCACAACTTCCGGGCATCGAGGAACGAGCACAACCCGTCCTCGCGCTTCGCGATGCACGCGGCCTCCGCGCCCACGCCACTGCCCGGGTCGGGCAGCACGAGCGCCTCGACCCGCGCCGCGTCAGGCCCACCCGCCACCGCGTCGCGCAGCACCTTCCACCGCGCGTCGCTCACCGGCACCACGAGCCCCGCGCAGCACGTGTCCTCACATGTGTCCGCGAGGCACTGGAAGCGCGTCAGATACCGGGGAGCCGTGGCGGACATGGACCTTTCGAGCTCAGGCGTCGTCCGAGCCGCCCCGCAGCCCCACCACCACCGCGTCCCCTGTTACGGGCGGCGCGGTGACAGAGAAGGCCTCGCGGTCCAGCGTCGCGAACAACCGCACCACACACGCATCACAGATGGCGGCGCTCCCCATGCCCGCCTGCAGCCGCCCCACCTGATGCGCGGAGGCGCCGCAGAACGAGCAGCGCCGCCGGGCCGGCGTGGGCTGATTCGAGACGTACGGTCCTTTCATCTCCCCATTCCTCACAGGCTACTTCCGGCCCAGCGCCTTCTTCACGAAGCCCCAGAATCCACCCGCGCGCTCCTTCAGGTCCGCGCCACGGCGCTCCTCGGCGGCCTTCACCGATTCCTTGCTCACCTGCAGCTGCTTCTGCAGCTCCTCCGGCGAGTAGCGCGTGGCCAGCGTGGCCTTCACTTCCTTGCGCGTCGAGTACTCGCGCGCCTCGACATGCAGCACGCACTCCGAATCGAGCTTGATGGTGACGGCCACGCGCACCGAGCCCTTCGGCCCGCGGGGCAGGCCCTCGATGCGCACGGTGCCCAGGTACTCGTTGGCGGAGATGTGATTGTCCTCGCCCTGGAAGATGGACAGCTCGAGGACCTCCTCGTTGTCCTTCGACGTGCTCAGCGCGAACGAGCGCTGCGCGGGCAGCGGGCTGTTGCGCTCGATGACGCGCTTGAAGGCGCCGCCGGGCATCGCGATGCCCACCGTCATGGGCAGCACGTCGATGAGCACCACGCTGCTCACCTTGTCCACCGAGCCCGAGTACAGCGCCGCGCCCAGCGCCACCGCCTCGTCCGCGTTGACGCTCGCCTGCGGCCCCTTGCCGAACAGGCCCTTGAGCTTGTCGCGCACCAGCGGCATGCGGCTCATGCCGCCCACGAGGATGATGTCGTCCACCTCGGCCGCCTTGAGCTTCGCGTCCAGGAGCACGTCGCGCACCACGTCCACGGTGCGGCTGAGCAGCGGGTCGCAGATCTTCTCCAGCTCCTGCCGCGTCATCACCACGCGCAGGTCCCGAGGCCGCCCCGAGTCATCCATCATCAACATCGGGATGTGGACCTCGAAGCTGGCGCGCTCGGAGAGGGCCATCTTCGCGCGCTCGGCGGCGTCGCTCACGCGGGACAGCGCGATGCCGTCGCCGTTGAACGCCAGGCCCTCTTTCTCCTGGAAGCGCTTGAGGAGGAAGTCGACGATGAGGTTGTCGAAGTCGATACCGCCCAGGAAGATGTCGCCGCCGGTGCCGAGCACCTCGAAGACGTTCTTCTCGATCTTGAGGATGGTGGCGTCGAAGGTACCGCCGCCCAGGTCGTAGACGAGGACGCGCTTGTTGAGCTCGCGGTTGAGGCCGTAGGCGAGCGCCGCGGAGGTGGGCTCGTTGAGGATGCGCTCCACCTTGAGGCCCGCGAGGATGCCGGACTTGCGCACGGCCTCACGCTGCGGCTCGGAGTAGTACGCGGGCACCGTCACCACCGCGCGCTCCACCTTCTGGTTGAGGTGGGCCTCCGCCATCTCCTTGCACTCGCGGAGGATGATGGCCTGCACCTCCTCGAGCGAGAGCACGCTGTCCATCAGCCGCACGGCGGCGCGGCCTGCGGCGTCCGGGACGATGTCGTAGTGGAAGCGCTCGCGGACCTGGTTCACCACGGCGCTGTCGTAGGGACGGCCCACCAGTCGCTTCGCGCCGTAGATGGTGTGCTGGGGGCGCAGCACCAGCTGGTTCTTCGCGCGGTGGCTGACGAGCAGCTTGTTCTGCGCGTTGAGCGAGATGACCGACGGAATCGTGTTGTAGCCCTCGCGCGAGCGCAGCACGACGGGGCGGCCGTTGGACAGGAGCGCCACGCACGAGTTGGTGGTGCCCAGGTCGATGCCGATGACGGGGCCCGTGCCCGCGATCTGCGGAGGCGGCGGGAGGAAGATGGTCTTGGGCAGCCCCCGCTCGTCGAGCGCGGGAGCGACGGGCGCGGCCTTCGGGGCGGCCGGCGTCAGCAGCGTCGGAGTCCCCACCGGCTCGGGAGCCTTGGGGGCCTCGCGACGCACGTTGGGCAGTGACGGAGTCGCGGGCGCCGCAGGCGGCGGCTGGAACGCGGCCGGAGGTGGGGGCGGCGGGGGCCGGGCCTGGGCCACGGGCGCGCGGGGAGCGGCCACGCCTGGAGGAGTGCTGCTCCCCATGTTCGACAGGCCGAAGTCGAACTCGACGCCGCCCGCGGGGCGAGCCGAGGAGGGAGGCGGCGGCGGTGAGGTGCGCGTCGGAGGCGGCGCGGCGGGAGGCAGCTCCTCCACCGCGTCACTGAAGTCCAGGTCGAACTCCAGGCTGCCACCACTGCGAGGCTTCGCGGCGGCGGGAGGCGGCGGCGGCGCGACGGGGCGCGGGGGCGGCGCGGCAGGGGCCTCCTCCACCGCGTCGCTCAGGTCCAGGTCGAACTCGAACGCACCACCGGCGGGCTTCGCGGCGGCGGCGGAAGGCGGCGGCGGCGCGCTGGCACGAGGAGGCGGCGAGGCAGGGGCCTCTTCCACCGCGTCGCTCAGGTCCAGGTCGAACTCGAACGCTCCCCCCGCGGGCTTCGCGGCGGCAGGCCGAGCCGGAGGCGGCGCGCTGGCACGAGGAGGCGGAGGCGGCGCGGCGGGGGCTTCCTCCACCGCGTCGCTCAAGTCCATGTCGAACTCGAACGCCCCCCCCACGGGCTTCGCGACGGCGGGCGGAGGCGGCGGAGCACTGGCGCGCGGAGGCGGGGGCGCGGGCGTCTCCTCCACCGCGTCACTGAAATCCAGGTCGAACTCGAACGCGCCACCGGCGGGCTTCGCGGCGGCGGCAGGTGGCGGCGCGATGGGGCGCTGCGGCGCACTGGGGCGCGCGGGCGTCTCCTCCACCACGTCACCGAAGTCCATGTCGAACTCGAGTGCGCCCCCCTGGGGCTTCGCGGCGGAAGGCGCCGGAGCCCCCGTGGCCTCGGACATGTCGAGGTCGAACTCCATCGGGCCGCTGGGTCGCGCCGATGAGGACGACTCGACCTCCACGGTGAGACCGACCTCGATGGGCGCCTCATCGAGCATCTCGCCCTGCGTGAGCGGCGCTTCGTCGAGCGACAGCTCAAACCCGGGCAGCGGCTCGTCCATCAGCGGCGAGGCGGGCGGGGGCGGCGTGCTCGCGATGAGCTCCTCGAGCGGGATGTCCACGTCATCTGCGGGCGGCGGGGAGAAGTCGAAGGGCTCGTCGAGCCCCGGAGACGCCGGCGCATCCAGGTCATCGAACAGCGAGTCCAGCGCGGGCCCACGCGGCGCCGCGGCGGGCTTCGCCACGGGCGCGGGTGCGGGCCGGGCCTGCACGGGGGCGACGGCCGGCGCGATGGAGGGGGCCAGCGGCGCCACGGACGGGGCGATGGCGGGCAGCGGCGAGACGACGGCCGCGGGGGCCTCCGGCTTGCGCTGCAGGAGCATCATGTCCACCAGCGCGCGGCTGGCCGGGTCCAGCTCGTGGAACTGGAGCCCCATGCCGGGAGGCCCCGAGGGGTCTCCCACTTCACGGACCCAGCGCACGTCGGCGGTGCCGCGCAGCACGCGCACGCCTCCGGCGATCTGCACCTCGAACTTGACGGGTGTCCCCACGGGCTGCGGGGTGCGCGAGCGGATGAACATCCCGCCCGGGCTGAGGTTGGTGGCGAACTCCTCCGCGAAGCTCCCCACGCTTTCATGCTTGAGCTTCACCAACAGACCGACTGCCTTCCGGTCCGTGGTGCGCCTGCCTTGATCCATAACGCACCACCATCGCGGTACACCGCCCCCTTCTCAAGAGGGTTTTGGGGCCTCGGTTGGTTGGCAGGCCGAGGAACCCGAACAGGTGGGCCTGCGGCCTACCTGCACCTTCCTGTAATGTCGTGCGCCGCGAGGAGGCGTCCATGAGCACCATCCCTCTCACCGTCGCGGCGGCGCCGCGCACCGGCTGGCTGGTCGACCGGCGCCACGACTTGATTTCCACGGTGGGCGGCGCCTGCGCGAGCCTCGTCCTTGTCGGACTTCATGCCGGAGCAGGGGTGAGCAGCCTGGCGTTGTGGTGGGCGTGGGTGTTGGTGCTGGATGGGCCGCACCTGTTCGCGACGGTGTCGCGCACGTACCTGGACGCGCGCGAGTGGAAGACGCGCAGGCGGCTGCTCCTGGGGAGCCTGGGCTGGTTCGCGCTGGGGCCGGTGTGCTTCGGGGTGTCGTTGCTCGTCGGCAGCAAGCTGCCGTTCGTGGTGTTCCTCACCTTCGCCGCGCTGTGGGCGTACTGGCACGTGGTGCGGCAGCACTACGGGCTGATGCGGCTGTACCAGCGCAAGTCGGGGGAGACATCGCGGGTGGACCAGCGGCTGGACAGCGTGACGCTCTACGTGGGGCTCATCGCGCCGTTCGTGGCGTTCGCGGTGACGCATCCGGGGGCGCGCAAGCAATTGGGGCTGACGGGGACACCGAGCTGGGAGCCGGTGGTCGCCGCGGCGTGCTTCACGCTGGTGGCGGCGGTGGCGCTCTCGAGCGCGGGACGTCAGGTGTGGCGCTGGCGGACGGGGCAGCCGGTGAACGGGCCCAAGTTGTTGATGATGGGGGCCGCGGTGGGATTGTCGGCGGTGGTGTTCTGGCCGTCGGTGTCCGCGCGAATGGATTTCATCATGTTCGCGGTGGCGGTGACGGCGTTCCACAACGTGCAGTACCACGGCATCGTCTGGTTCTATCACCGCAATCGCTATCACTCGGCGGGCGTGGACGCGGCGTCATTCGGCTGGGCGCCGAAGGTGAGCCAGCGGTTCATCTTCTATGCGGTGTGCGGCATTGCCTTCACCGTGGCGTACCGGGGTCTGGGGTGTGGCTTCGGCGCGCATCCGGGCTGCGGCGTGTTCGACGCGAAGCTCGCGCTGGGCACGGGGCTGACGCTGCGGGATTTCATGGCGGGCTTCATCTGGGGCTTCGCCCTGCACCACTACTACCTGGACCAGCGCATCTGGCGGGTGAGCAAGGATGCGGGGCTGCATCAGGACCTGAAGCTGGACGGCGCCCTTTCCGCTGGCGCACGAAGCTCCCGACCTCCGGTGCCGCCGGGTTGAAACCCGGTCGAGGCACCCTAGCTTCCGACCTCCCCACGGGCAGTCCGACGCCCGGAGTTGCCCGCAACCGGAGGTCCCCATGCAGCAACGTTCCTTGTTCTCCATCCTCGCGATGGTGTCGCTGTTCGTCTGTCTTTCCGCCACCGAGAGCCTCGCGCAGAACGCGCAGGGAGGCACGGCCAACCACGGCACGTACATCACCGTGCCCTCCGGCACCGTGAATGACTGGGTCCTCCAGGTGTCGCCGCGCGAGATGGGCTACGAGGAGCCCGGCTCCGAGGGGGACAACGCGCTCCTCAAGGTCGAGTGCTTCGTCGTCCCCATCAACGCGTACACGTGGCAGGTCGTGGCCCGCTACAAGCTGCGCCCCTGGAACAACCGGGACGGCGTCTGGAACGCGGGCTCCGCCAATTACCTCCTCGTGCACCGATAGTCCCAGGACACCGTCGAGGCCCTGAACCGACGTTCGTTCGGGGCCCGTCGCCCGACGACCACACTCCCACACTGGAAGACACATGTAATCCAACAACCAAAGCAAACCAACTGATGGAGCGTTCCACGGAATGTCAGACGGCGAGCGCAGGATGCCTCCCGGCTCACGCCTCACCCACCTGGAATCCCATCGACAATGCAGACACTTCCTCAGTCCCCCCGACTGGCGAGCGTGTTGCTCGCCTCCCTCGTCGTCACGCTGTTCGCCTGCGGCCGCGAAGATGACGCCGGCCTCTCCCCGGTGAAGGACCCGTGGCAGTCCCCCGGGATGGAGCTGGAGCCCGGCTGTGGAGAGGCCGACGCGGGCCCCTCCGTCCCCGACGCCGGACCTCCCGAGCCCGACGCCGGCTCCGGCCCCGCCGTCTGTGGCGACGCCATCAAGCACCCCTCCGAGGAGTGCGACGACGGCAACAACAACCTGGGCGACGGCTGCACCCCCCTGTGCAATCGCGAGCCCCGCTGTACCAACGGCCTCTGTGAGTCCCTCTGCGGCAATGGCAGGATCGAGCCGAACTCGCCCGAGCAGTGCGATGATGGCAACACCCTGGCCAACGACGGGTGCTCGCCAACGTGCCAGCTCGAGCCGGGCTTCCTCTGCCAGGTCATCGAGGGGCAACTCCCCAGCATGCTCGAGTTGCCCATCGTCTACCGCGACTTCCGTGGGTACGACCTGCCCGCCACGAGCGGCCTGCCGCGCGGCCACATCGACTTCCAGAACAAGAACGGCAGCGAGCGGGGCATCGTGGCCTCCACCCTGGGCCCTGACAACAAGCCGGTCTACGCGAAGGTCGGGGTGACCTCGCTGACGACGCATGGCCAGTTCGCGTTCGACCAGTGGTTCCGTGACGTACACAACGTCAACCAGACGGTCGTCAGCACCTTGCTGCTCTCGCGGACGCCCAGCAACGAGTACCTCTACGACAACCCGTTCTTCTTCCCGCTCGACGGCGCGGGCTGGGTCGCCGCCGGCCAGGAGCCCTTGCGCAGCGACTACGGCTCTCCCGCGCGGATGCGCAACTTCAGCTTCACCAGCGAGACGCGCCATTGGTTCCAGTACAACGGCACCGAGGTCCTCCGCTTCCGAGGGGATGACGACGTCTGGGTGTTCATCAACGGCCGGCTCGCGCTGGACCTGGGCGGCATCCATGGTGCCGAGACGGGCAGCGTCACCC
The Myxococcus fulvus DNA segment above includes these coding regions:
- a CDS encoding TIGR02266 family protein — translated: MDQGRRTTDRKAVGLLVKLKHESVGSFAEEFATNLSPGGMFIRSRTPQPVGTPVKFEVQIAGGVRVLRGTADVRWVREVGDPSGPPGMGLQFHELDPASRALVDMMLLQRKPEAPAAVVSPLPAIAPSVAPLAPSIAPAVAPVQARPAPAPVAKPAAAPRGPALDSLFDDLDAPASPGLDEPFDFSPPPADDVDIPLEELIASTPPPPASPLMDEPLPGFELSLDEAPLTQGEMLDEAPIEVGLTVEVESSSSARPSGPMEFDLDMSEATGAPAPSAAKPQGGALEFDMDFGDVVEETPARPSAPQRPIAPPPAAAAKPAGGAFEFDLDFSDAVEETPAPPPPRASAPPPPPAVAKPVGGAFEFDMDLSDAVEEAPAAPPPPPRASAPPPARPAAAKPAGGAFEFDLDLSDAVEEAPASPPPRASAPPPPSAAAAKPAGGAFEFDLDLSDAVEEAPAAPPPRPVAPPPPPAAAKPRSGGSLEFDLDFSDAVEELPPAAPPPTRTSPPPPPSSARPAGGVEFDFGLSNMGSSTPPGVAAPRAPVAQARPPPPPPPAAFQPPPAAPATPSLPNVRREAPKAPEPVGTPTLLTPAAPKAAPVAPALDERGLPKTIFLPPPPQIAGTGPVIGIDLGTTNSCVALLSNGRPVVLRSREGYNTIPSVISLNAQNKLLVSHRAKNQLVLRPQHTIYGAKRLVGRPYDSAVVNQVRERFHYDIVPDAAGRAAVRLMDSVLSLEEVQAIILRECKEMAEAHLNQKVERAVVTVPAYYSEPQREAVRKSGILAGLKVERILNEPTSAALAYGLNRELNKRVLVYDLGGGTFDATILKIEKNVFEVLGTGGDIFLGGIDFDNLIVDFLLKRFQEKEGLAFNGDGIALSRVSDAAERAKMALSERASFEVHIPMLMMDDSGRPRDLRVVMTRQELEKICDPLLSRTVDVVRDVLLDAKLKAAEVDDIILVGGMSRMPLVRDKLKGLFGKGPQASVNADEAVALGAALYSGSVDKVSSVVLIDVLPMTVGIAMPGGAFKRVIERNSPLPAQRSFALSTSKDNEEVLELSIFQGEDNHISANEYLGTVRIEGLPRGPKGSVRVAVTIKLDSECVLHVEAREYSTRKEVKATLATRYSPEELQKQLQVSKESVKAAEERRGADLKERAGGFWGFVKKALGRK
- a CDS encoding DUF4215 domain-containing protein yields the protein MQTLPQSPRLASVLLASLVVTLFACGREDDAGLSPVKDPWQSPGMELEPGCGEADAGPSVPDAGPPEPDAGSGPAVCGDAIKHPSEECDDGNNNLGDGCTPLCNREPRCTNGLCESLCGNGRIEPNSPEQCDDGNTLANDGCSPTCQLEPGFLCQVIEGQLPSMLELPIVYRDFRGYDLPATSGLPRGHIDFQNKNGSERGIVASTLGPDNKPVYAKVGVTSLTTHGQFAFDQWFRDVHNVNQTVVSTLLLSRTPSNEYLYDNPFFFPLDGAGWVAAGQEPLRSDYGSPARMRNFSFTSETRHWFQYNGTEVLRFRGDDDVWVFINGRLALDLGGIHGAETGSVTLSMLATQLGLTVGGVYPLAVFQAERHVTGSSYRLGLVNFHYPQKFTMCIPEVPSEPWCGNGVLDPSEQCDDGVNAGGYGECDFGCVFGPRCGDGVTQSSYGEQCDDGFNSGGYGQCSAGCVFGPRCGDGIVQLTAGEQCDDGNLRGNDGCSAYCQLELF